A single region of the Microtus ochrogaster isolate Prairie Vole_2 chromosome 2, MicOch1.0, whole genome shotgun sequence genome encodes:
- the Filip1l gene encoding filamin A-interacting protein 1-like isoform X2 yields the protein MVVDEQQRLTAQLALQRQTIQDLTTRAKETHAKLALAEARAQEEEQKATRLEKELQTQTTAFHQNQDKIMAKLTNEDSQNHQLRQKLAALSRQIDELEETNRSLRKAEEELQDIKEKINKGEYGNTGIMAEVDELRKRVLDMEGKDEELIKMEEQCRDLNKRLEKEAAQSKDFKLEVEKLSKRITALEKLEDALDKSKQECYSLKCNLEKEKMTTMQLAEELESLNTRIKELEAIESRLEKTEFTLKDDLTKLKTLTVMLVDERKTMSEKLKQTEDKLQTTASQLQAEQSKVTTVTEKLIEETKRALKSKTDAEEKMCTITKERDDLRNKLKAEEEKGHDLLSKVNILKNRLQSLEAIEKDFVKNKLNQDSSKYTTALHQENNKIKELSQEVERLKLKLKDMKAIEDDLMKTEDEYETLERKYANERDKAQFLSEELEHVKMELAKYKLAERTESSHEQWLFKRLQEEEAKSGHLSREVDALKEKMHEYIATEDLICHLQGDYSVLQKKLNQQENRNRDLGREIETLTKELERYRHFNKSLRPNLNGRRISDPQVFSKEVQTEVVDNEPPDYKSLIPLERAVINGQLYEESEDQDEDPNEESVLSFKCNPSTPLPINRKLWIPWMKSKEGHPQNGKIQTKSNGNFVQPGDLVLSHTPGQPLHIKVTPDHAQNTATLEITSPTTESPHSYTSTAVIPNCGTPKQRITILQNASITPVKSKTSTESLVNLEQSMPPVTMATFARAQTPESCGSVTPERTMSPIQVLAMAGSASSPEQGRSPEPIEISAKHAIFRVSPDRQSSWQFQRSNSNSSSVITTEDNKIHIHLGSPYMQAVASPVRPASPSAPLQDNRTQGLTNGALNKTTNKVTSSITITPTATPLPRQSQITVSNIYN from the coding sequence ATGGTGGTGGATGAACAACAAAGACTTACAGCTCAGCTTGCCCTTCAAAGACAGACAATCCAAGACCTGACCACAAGGGCAAAGGAAACACATGCTAAACTAGCCCTTGCTGAAGCCAGAgctcaggaagaagagcagaaagcaacCAGACTAGAAAAAGAACTGCAAACACAGACCACAGCATTTCACCAGAACCAAGACAAAATTATGGCGAAGCTCACCAATGAGGACAGTCAAAATCACCAACTCCGACAAAAGCTGGCGGCGCTCAGCAGACAAATTGATGAGTTAGAAGAGACCAACAGGTCTTTAAGAAAAGCCGAAGAGGAGCTTcaagatataaaagaaaagattaacAAGGGAGAATATGGAAACACTGGCATCATGGCTGAAGTGGATGAACTCAGGAAGCGTGTGCTGGATATGGAGGGGAAAGATGAGGAGCTCATAAAAATGGAGGAGCAGTGCAGAGATCTCAATAAGAGGCTCGAGAAAGAGGCAGCACAGAGTAAAGACTTCAAACTAGAGGTTGAAAAACTTAGTAAAAGGATTACGGCTCTGGAAAAATTAGAAGATGCTttagacaaaagcaaacaagagtGCTACTCTCTGAAATgcaatttagaaaaagaaaagatgaccaCAATGCAGCTGGCTGAAGAACTGGAGAGTTTAAACACCAGGATCAAAGAGCTAGAAGCCATTGAAAGTCGGCTGGAAAAGACAGAATTCACCCTAAAGGATGATTTAACTAAACTGAAAACATTAACTGTAATGCTTGTAGATGAACGCAAAACAATGAGCgaaaaattaaagcaaactgAAGATAAGTTACAAACCACTGCCTCTCAGCTCCAGGCAGAGCAAAGTAAAGTGACAACCGTGACTGAGAAGTTAATTGAGGAAACTAAACGGGCACTCAAGTCCAAAACTGATGCAGAAGAGAAGATGTGCACTATAACCAAGGAGAGAGATGACCTCAGAAATAAACTcaaagcagaagaagaaaaaggacatgATCTATTGTCCAAagtgaatatattaaaaaacagGCTTCAATCACTGGAAGCAATTGAGAAAGATtttgtaaaaaacaaattaaatcaagactccAGTAAGTACACAACAGCATTACACCAAGAAAACAATAAGATTAAAGAGCTCTCTCAAGAAGTGGAAAGGCTGAAGCTGAAGCTAAAGGATATGAAAGCCATTGAAGATGACCTCATGAAAACAGAAGATGAGTACGAGACCTTAGAACGGAAGTATGCTAACGAGAGGGACAAGGCTCAATTTCTGTCTGAAGAGCTGGAACATGTTAAAATGGAACTTGCCAAGTACAAGTTAGCAGAAAGGACAGAATCCAGCCATGAGCAATGGCTTTTCAAGAGGCTCCAAGAAGAAGAGGCGAAGTCAGGCCATCTGTCAAGAGAAGTGGAtgcattaaaagagaaaatgcatgAGTACATAGCAACAGAGGACCTAATATGTCACCTCCAGGGAGACTACTCAGTCCTGCAAAAGAAACTAAATCAACAAGAAAACAGGAACAGAGATTTAGGAAGAGAGATTGAAACCCTTACTAAAGAGTTAGAAAGGTATCGGCATTTTAATAAGAGCCTCCGACCTAATCTCAATGGAAGAAGAATCTCTGACCCTCAAGTATTTTCTAAAGAAGTTCAAACAGAAGTAGTAGACAATGAGCCACCAGACTACAAGAGCCTCATCCCTCTAGAACGAGCAGTCATCAATGGTCAGTTATATGAGGAGAGTGAGGACCAAGATGAGGACCCTAATGAGGAATCTGTGCTGTCCTTCAAATGCAATCCATCTACTCCCCTTCCTATCAACAGGAAACTATGGATTCCTTGGATGAAATCCAAGGAGGGCCACCCCCAGaatggaaaaatacaaactaagTCCAATGGTAACTTTGTGCAACCTGGAGATCTAGTCCTAAGTCACACTCCTGGGCAGCCTCTTCACATAAAGGTAACTCCAGACCATGCCCAAAATACAGCCACTCTTGAAATCACAAGTCCAACCACAGAGAGTCCTCACTCGTACACCAGCACAGCAGTGATACCAAACTGTGGCACCCCAAAGCAAAGGATTACCATTCTCCAAAATGCCTCCATAACACCAGTGAAGTCCAAAACCTCTACAGAAAGTCTTGTGAACTTGGAGCAAAGTATGCCCCCAGTTACCATGGCAACCTTTGCCAGAGCACAGACCCCAGAGTCCTGTGGTTCTGTAACTCCGGAACGGACAATGTCACCTATTCAGGTTTTGGCTATGGCTGGTTCAGCTAGTTCTCCTGAGCAGGGTCGCTCCCCAGAGCCTATAGAAATCAGTGCCAAGCACGCAATTTTCAGAGTCTCCCCAGACCGGCAGTCATCATGGCAGTTTCAACGTTCAAACAGTAACAGTTCAAGTGTGATAACTACTGAGGATAATAAAATCCACATTCACTTAGGAAGTCCTTACATGCAAGCTGTCGCCAGCCCCGTGAGACCTGCCAGCCCCTCAGCACCCCTGCAGGATAACAGAACTCAAGGCTTAACTAATGGGGCACtaaacaaaacaaccaataaaGTCACCAGCAGTATTACTATTACACCAACAGCCACACCTCTTCCTCGACAATCACAAATTACAGTAAGTAATATATATAACTGA